Part of the Bacillus sp. N1-1 genome, ACAGGGAGTGTGAACATCCCAACGAACGGAATGGTTAGGTTGAAAAAGAGCACGAGCACGGCTCCAACCGATGCGCCGGATGATACGCCGAGCACGTATGGGTCGGCTAATGGATTACGTAGTAAACCTTGAAAAGCGGCCCCTGCTATCGCAAGAGACGCCCCAACAAGACCTGCCAAAATGACGCGCGGCAGGCGAATATCCATCACAATCGTTGTAAACATCGGATCCATTTTTCCTAAGGAAGGAAGGTGAAGCACTTCGGTTCCAATTAATTTTAAAATGGTGAGTATCGGGACGGAAACGGTACCGATGGAAATGCCGAGCAGCATTGCGGCGATTAAGAGCGCTGTGGCAATCGGGTAGGCAATGAACCGTTTATTCAGCAAAAACATCCGGGTAAACCGCTTTTGCAAGTTCCTCTACTCCTTCAACGAGACGAGGGCCTGAGCGCGTCACGAGGTCAGAGTGCACATCGACAACTTGCTCTTCTTTTACCGCCGTTACGTCCTGCCAGCCGTCGCGGCTTAACACTTGCTCGATTGGGTTCTCAGTATAGTAGCCGTACGTCGTGATGATCACGTCAGGGTTCGCTTGAATGATCGCTTCCTGGTCGATCTGATTCCAGCCTTCCTGATCGTGCGTAACGTTCTTCGCGTGAATCATCGACAGCATGTCATCCATGAACGTGTTTTTTCCTGGAGAGAAAATCTCTGGCGCAGGTGCGACTTCGACGAAGACATTTTTCTGATCGTCTTCGCTGATGCTTTCTGCTTTCGCTTGAATGTCTTCAAGCTGCTTTTTCATATCGTCGATCGTTGTTTCTGCTTGTTCGGTTTCACCTGTTGCTTGTCCGATCATCTCGATGGAATCGTACACTTCTTCAAAGCTCTTTGCATCGTTCACAACGAGTACGGCGATACCAGCATCGCGAAGCTGTTGAAGACCCGCTTCAGAGTTATGAGCGCTTGAGCCGTGTGCGA contains:
- a CDS encoding ABC transporter substrate-binding protein, whose product is MKKLYSLLILLFLVTGIIAGCGANEENSAANEGNASTEQAESTKDSAFPVTITDALDKEVTIENDPEKIVSLIPSNTEILFDLGAGEEVVGVSDFANYPEETADIEKIGGMEFNVEKIISLKPDLVLAHGSSAHNSEAGLQQLRDAGIAVLVVNDAKSFEEVYDSIEMIGQATGETEQAETTIDDMKKQLEDIQAKAESISEDDQKNVFVEVAPAPEIFSPGKNTFMDDMLSMIHAKNVTHDQEGWNQIDQEAIIQANPDVIITTYGYYTENPIEQVLSRDGWQDVTAVKEEQVVDVHSDLVTRSGPRLVEGVEELAKAVYPDVFAE